From one Rhodoferax sp. PAMC 29310 genomic stretch:
- a CDS encoding NAD(P)-dependent alcohol dehydrogenase — protein MSSMMKAAVFVEPGRIEIVDKKIPDVGPNDALIRITTTTICGTDVHILKGEYPVAKGLTIGHEPVGVIEKLGSTVQGYTEGQRVIAGAICPNFNSYAAQDGAPSQDGSYLIPGGLCGCHGFKATAGWRFGNLIDGTQAEYVLVPDAQGNLAPIPDGLTDEQVLMCPDIMSTGFKGAENANIRIGDTVVIFAQGPIGLCATAGARLLGASTIITVDGNDHRLGISKQMGAVLTLNFNNCDVVAEIMKITNGRGADSAIEALGIQSTFESALRVLKPGGTLSSLGVYSTDLTIPLSAFAAGLGDHKINTALCPGGKERMRRLINVLASGRVDLSALVTHSYKLEDIVAAYELFSHQRDGVLKIAIKP, from the coding sequence ATGTCCAGCATGATGAAAGCCGCAGTGTTCGTAGAGCCCGGCCGCATTGAGATCGTTGACAAAAAAATCCCCGACGTAGGCCCCAACGACGCCTTGATCCGCATCACTACAACCACGATTTGCGGCACCGATGTACATATTCTCAAAGGCGAGTACCCCGTCGCCAAGGGGCTGACCATTGGGCATGAGCCGGTTGGCGTCATTGAAAAACTGGGCAGTACCGTTCAGGGCTACACCGAAGGCCAGCGCGTGATTGCGGGGGCCATTTGCCCCAATTTCAATTCTTACGCCGCGCAGGACGGCGCGCCCTCACAAGACGGTAGCTACCTTATTCCTGGTGGGCTGTGTGGTTGCCACGGCTTCAAAGCGACCGCCGGCTGGCGCTTCGGCAATTTGATTGACGGCACGCAGGCCGAGTACGTGCTGGTTCCCGACGCACAAGGCAACCTGGCGCCGATTCCGGATGGATTAACCGATGAACAGGTGTTAATGTGCCCGGACATCATGTCAACCGGCTTCAAGGGCGCAGAAAACGCCAACATCAGAATCGGTGACACGGTGGTCATCTTTGCCCAGGGTCCGATTGGTTTGTGCGCCACCGCGGGCGCTCGTCTACTGGGTGCCAGCACCATCATCACCGTCGACGGCAATGACCACCGCCTGGGTATCTCCAAACAAATGGGCGCGGTCTTGACTTTGAACTTCAATAATTGCGACGTTGTCGCTGAAATCATGAAGATCACCAACGGGCGAGGCGCGGATTCAGCCATCGAAGCGCTGGGTATTCAATCCACCTTCGAGTCGGCATTGCGTGTGCTCAAGCCCGGTGGCACTTTGTCAAGCTTGGGGGTGTATTCCACCGACCTGACGATACCGCTCTCCGCTTTCGCCGCCGGACTCGGAGACCACAAAATCAACACCGCGCTATGTCCGGGCGGCAAAGAGCGCATGCGCCGCCTGATCAACGTGTTGGCCTCCGGCCGTGTCGACCTTAGCGCTTTGGTGACTCATTCGTACAAACTGGAAGACATCGTGGCGGCGTACGAGCTGTTCTCCCATCAGCGTGATGGTGTGCT